The following proteins come from a genomic window of Pararhodobacter sp.:
- a CDS encoding NADH-quinone oxidoreductase subunit E encodes MFRGWGFLLGEIWVLIALAALLGLFIGWMLWGRRGGVVAASGDTGEAARLRRELEASRTQARDCAQRVKGLEAELAAVAAAPVAAPVAAPVAAVEPEPVVVPEPVVAPAPEAAPIAEIDPAEVGTKPSTLDAARGGQPDDLKRIKGIGPKLETLCNRLGFWHFDQIAAWTDAEIAWVDANLESFKGRVTRDDWVAQAKVLAAKAK; translated from the coding sequence ATGTTCCGGGGTTGGGGATTTCTTCTAGGCGAAATCTGGGTGCTCATCGCGCTGGCAGCGTTGTTGGGTCTGTTCATCGGCTGGATGCTCTGGGGGCGGCGCGGTGGCGTGGTGGCGGCATCCGGCGATACTGGCGAGGCGGCCCGGTTGCGCCGCGAGTTGGAAGCCAGTCGAACCCAGGCGCGCGATTGTGCACAGCGTGTCAAGGGGTTGGAGGCAGAGCTGGCGGCGGTGGCGGCGGCACCGGTGGCGGCACCCGTGGCGGCACCCGTGGCGGCGGTCGAGCCAGAGCCAGTGGTTGTGCCCGAGCCGGTGGTTGCGCCCGCGCCAGAGGCCGCGCCGATTGCCGAAATTGACCCGGCAGAGGTCGGCACCAAGCCGAGCACGCTGGACGCGGCGCGCGGCGGTCAGCCGGATGATCTGAAGCGGATCAAGGGGATCGGGCCAAAGCTGGAAACCCTGTGCAATCGGTTGGGGTTTTGGCATTTTGACCAGATCGCCGCTTGGACCGACGCGGAAATTGCCTGGGTCGATGCCAATCTGGAGTCGTTCAAGGGGCGGGTCACGCGTGACGACTGGGTGGCACAGGCCAAGGTGCTGGCAGCAAAAGCCAAGTGA
- a CDS encoding OmpA family protein, with product MRFGVGLAVLGVGVIGLGWWARVEYATHMQETLQLSAQAVVAESVHGVEARVEGRDIHITGLANGAAERNALVAALNEIRGRRVVTEDLEVLPSVDPFEMTAIWLDGRLQTQGYAPTRAGQAALAELGAEGLTLAAGAPDGQWVSAVSTAITVLRQLQEGQLAVANRRMSMSGVARTPDEGEAVRAALDGLPAGYQADLGLSYLDDGTPASYSLGYSAAEGGWVEGKLPPGLEAAALAEALGLREIEDTATQGILGDTGQVPAALSALAPWMAEFETLDIAVSPDGTEIQAGFGAGADLDLLRSALEADLAGAATLTVLSVTSERRDGAERVNAATGQTEVLRGGFWLPMPEFAPSSETCVAETDAVLARNHIGFVTGSARLDARARSAVNALASVLGVCLRDADLQAEIGGHTDSTGSDEANLALSLARAEAVRVALVARGVPEAALRAAGYGATQPIADNETEDGRAANRRTAVRWVE from the coding sequence GGCGTCGGTTTGGCAGTTCTGGGCGTCGGTGTCATCGGTCTGGGATGGTGGGCGCGGGTCGAATACGCGACGCATATGCAAGAGACGCTTCAGCTTTCGGCGCAGGCGGTCGTGGCGGAATCGGTGCATGGTGTCGAAGCCCGCGTCGAGGGCCGCGACATCCATATAACGGGCCTGGCGAACGGTGCCGCGGAACGCAATGCGCTTGTCGCGGCGCTCAACGAGATTCGCGGACGACGGGTTGTGACCGAGGATCTCGAGGTGCTTCCCTCGGTTGATCCCTTTGAAATGACAGCGATTTGGTTGGATGGCCGGTTGCAAACGCAGGGGTATGCCCCGACCCGTGCGGGGCAGGCCGCGCTGGCGGAACTGGGCGCCGAGGGGCTGACCCTGGCGGCGGGTGCCCCGGATGGGCAATGGGTTTCGGCGGTCTCGACGGCGATCACCGTGCTGCGCCAGTTGCAAGAAGGCCAGTTGGCCGTCGCCAACCGCCGCATGTCGATGAGCGGCGTCGCCCGCACCCCGGACGAGGGTGAAGCCGTCCGCGCCGCACTGGATGGATTGCCGGCGGGCTATCAGGCCGATCTGGGGTTGTCCTATCTCGATGACGGAACGCCGGCGTCCTATTCGCTGGGCTATTCCGCCGCCGAGGGCGGCTGGGTCGAGGGCAAATTGCCTCCGGGGCTTGAGGCCGCCGCGCTCGCCGAGGCGCTGGGATTGCGCGAGATCGAAGACACCGCCACGCAGGGGATTCTTGGTGACACCGGGCAAGTTCCGGCGGCGTTGAGCGCCTTGGCACCGTGGATGGCCGAGTTCGAGACACTTGATATCGCGGTTTCGCCCGACGGGACGGAGATTCAAGCCGGGTTCGGCGCGGGGGCTGATCTCGATCTGCTGCGGTCTGCGCTCGAGGCGGATTTGGCGGGCGCGGCGACGCTGACGGTTCTGAGCGTGACCTCGGAGCGGCGGGACGGCGCAGAGCGGGTGAATGCCGCAACCGGGCAAACCGAAGTTTTGCGCGGTGGCTTTTGGCTGCCCATGCCGGAGTTTGCGCCGAGTTCCGAGACCTGTGTCGCGGAAACGGACGCCGTTCTGGCCCGCAACCACATCGGCTTTGTCACCGGCTCGGCGCGGCTGGATGCGCGCGCCCGGAGCGCCGTGAATGCCTTGGCGTCGGTGCTGGGCGTCTGTCTGCGCGACGCAGACTTGCAGGCGGAAATCGGCGGACACACCGACAGCACCGGCAGTGACGAGGCCAATCTGGCGCTGAGCCTTGCGCGTGCCGAGGCGGTGCGGGTGGCGTTGGTGGCGCGGGGCGTGCCAGAGGCGGCGTTGCGTGCCGCGGGTTATGGTGCGACGCAACCGATTGCCGACAATGAAACAGAGGACGGCCGCGCGGCCAACCGACGCACGGCGGTGCGTTGGGTCGAGTAA